A portion of the Pseudomonas sp. PSE14 genome contains these proteins:
- a CDS encoding aspartate aminotransferase family protein, translated as MTDQIRPQRDTRDYQKADAAHHIHAFLDQKALNAEGPRVMVRGEGLHLWDNDGNRYLDGMSGLWCTNLGYGRKDLTAAATAQLDELPYYNMFFHTTHPAVIELSETLFSLLPDHYSHAIYTNSGSEANEVLIRTVRRYWQVAGKPQKKIMIGRWNGYHGSTLAATALGGMKFMHEMGGLIPDIAHIDEPYWFAAGGDLTPAEFGRRCALQLEEKILELGAENVAGFIAEPFQGAGGMIFPPESYWPEIQRICRQYDVLLCADEVIGGFGRTGEWFAHQHFGFQPDTLSIAKGLTSGYIPMGGLVLSKRIAQTLVEEGGVFAHGLTYSGHPVAAAVAVANLRALRDEGWVNQVKNDTGPYLQQCLREVFGNHPLVGDIQGAGFVAALQFVQDKATRKRYENENDIAWRCRTIGFEEGVIIRSTLGRMIMAPALVAGRAEIDELVEKTRRAVDRTAQEIGVL; from the coding sequence ATGACCGACCAGATCAGACCGCAACGTGATACCCGCGATTACCAGAAAGCGGATGCGGCTCACCATATCCATGCCTTCCTCGACCAGAAGGCGCTGAACGCCGAAGGCCCGCGCGTGATGGTGCGTGGCGAAGGCCTGCACCTGTGGGACAACGATGGCAACCGCTACCTGGACGGCATGTCCGGCCTGTGGTGCACCAACCTGGGCTATGGCCGCAAGGACCTGACCGCCGCCGCCACCGCCCAGCTGGACGAGCTGCCGTACTACAACATGTTCTTCCACACCACCCACCCGGCGGTGATCGAACTCTCCGAGACCCTCTTCAGCCTGCTGCCCGACCACTACAGCCACGCGATCTACACCAACTCCGGCTCCGAGGCCAACGAGGTGCTGATCCGTACCGTACGCCGTTACTGGCAGGTCGCCGGAAAGCCGCAGAAGAAGATCATGATCGGCCGCTGGAACGGCTACCACGGCTCCACCCTGGCGGCCACCGCGCTGGGCGGCATGAAGTTCATGCACGAGATGGGCGGCCTGATCCCGGACATCGCCCACATCGACGAGCCCTACTGGTTCGCCGCCGGCGGCGACCTGACCCCGGCCGAGTTCGGCCGTCGCTGCGCACTGCAGCTGGAAGAGAAGATCCTCGAACTGGGCGCGGAAAACGTCGCCGGCTTCATCGCCGAGCCGTTCCAGGGCGCCGGCGGCATGATCTTCCCGCCGGAAAGCTACTGGCCGGAAATCCAGCGCATCTGCCGTCAGTACGACGTACTGCTGTGCGCTGACGAAGTGATCGGCGGCTTCGGCCGTACCGGCGAGTGGTTCGCCCACCAGCACTTCGGCTTCCAGCCCGACACCCTGTCCATCGCCAAGGGCCTGACCTCCGGCTACATCCCCATGGGCGGCCTGGTGCTGAGCAAGCGCATCGCCCAGACCCTGGTGGAAGAGGGCGGCGTGTTCGCCCACGGCCTGACCTACTCCGGTCACCCGGTGGCGGCGGCAGTGGCCGTGGCCAACCTGCGCGCGCTGCGTGACGAGGGCTGGGTCAACCAGGTGAAGAACGACACCGGTCCGTACCTGCAGCAGTGCCTGCGCGAAGTCTTCGGCAACCACCCGCTGGTGGGCGACATCCAGGGCGCCGGCTTCGTCGCCGCGCTGCAGTTCGTCCAGGACAAGGCTACCCGCAAGCGTTACGAGAACGAGAACGACATCGCCTGGCGCTGCCGCACCATCGGCTTCGAGGAGGGCGTGATCATCCGCTCCACCCTCGGCCGCATGATCATGGCGCCGGCGCTGGTCGCCGGCCGTGCCGAGATCGACGAGCTGGTCGAGAAGACCCGCCGCGCGGTCGACCGCACTGCCCAGGAAATCGGCGTGCTGTAA
- a CDS encoding carbon-nitrogen hydrolase family protein translates to MRIALWQTCGLPGDIAGNLEQLERQADAAAAAGAQLLLCPELWLGGYNVPQRMAELAEAADGPSARCIGELVARRLGVAIAYGYAERHPQGGKPYNSVQVIGPSGEPIAHYRKTHLFGAMEAELFSAGDRLPQPFEYAGWRIGLLNGVDLEYPEAVRTHALNGAGLVLIPTALTPEYGVVSSVIAPARALENQLFVACCSRCGVEEGLQFLGGSCVAAPDGERLAAAGTGESLLLVDLDPNQRARLSETFPYLPGRRPEMYSALTR, encoded by the coding sequence ATGCGCATCGCCTTGTGGCAGACCTGCGGACTTCCCGGTGACATCGCCGGCAATCTCGAACAGCTGGAGCGCCAGGCCGATGCCGCCGCGGCTGCCGGCGCGCAGCTGCTGCTGTGCCCGGAGCTGTGGCTGGGCGGCTACAACGTCCCGCAGCGCATGGCCGAGCTGGCCGAGGCGGCGGACGGACCGTCGGCGCGCTGCATCGGCGAGCTGGTGGCGCGGCGCCTGGGCGTCGCCATCGCCTACGGCTACGCCGAACGCCATCCCCAGGGCGGCAAGCCGTACAACTCGGTGCAGGTGATCGGCCCGAGCGGCGAGCCCATCGCCCATTACCGCAAGACGCACCTGTTCGGCGCCATGGAAGCGGAGCTGTTCAGCGCCGGCGATCGCCTGCCGCAGCCCTTCGAATACGCCGGCTGGCGCATCGGGCTGCTCAATGGCGTCGACCTGGAATACCCCGAGGCGGTGCGTACCCATGCCCTGAACGGCGCCGGGCTGGTGCTCATCCCCACCGCGCTGACCCCCGAATACGGCGTGGTATCGAGCGTGATCGCTCCGGCGCGGGCGCTGGAGAACCAGCTGTTCGTCGCCTGCTGCAGTCGTTGCGGGGTGGAGGAGGGGCTGCAGTTTCTCGGCGGTTCCTGCGTCGCTGCGCCCGATGGCGAACGGCTGGCGGCGGCGGGTACGGGCGAAAGCCTGCTGCTGGTCGACCTGGATCCGAACCAGCGCGCCCGCCTGAGCGAGACTTTCCCCTATCTGCCTGGTCGCCGCCCGGAGATGTACAGCGCGCTCACCCGTTGA
- a CDS encoding DUF5924 family protein, protein MLIWKERVQRLITLVLGLLQRYPHLVALFGFCSGVFSFIMVDRHRAGFARVMAIVMLVSWVWLMLENLLTDRFKRRFGWEVPPGLLRYATQLIHQESLFFCLPFFFITTTWNSGQALFTGALTLAGLMAITDPIYYKFLSVRRWTFLGYHTLTLFAVLLTALPIILHLSTPQSYQAALGIAVLLSFPSLAVTVKIHKWWRWLALVGLTLSIGAVGWFARAWVPPSTLWMTEMAVTESFDNAQRTPGDSLDTVSVAQIKAQGLYAYTAITAPRGLNERIYHAWRLNGQEVDRIALDIKGGREAGYRAWTHKQNFPTDPVGNWQVQVLTEAGQVIGTLRFEVTP, encoded by the coding sequence ATGCTCATCTGGAAAGAGCGCGTGCAGCGCCTGATCACCCTCGTCCTCGGCCTGCTGCAGCGCTACCCGCACCTGGTCGCCCTGTTCGGTTTCTGTTCCGGGGTGTTCAGCTTCATCATGGTGGACCGCCACCGCGCCGGCTTCGCCCGGGTAATGGCCATCGTCATGCTGGTGAGCTGGGTCTGGCTGATGCTGGAGAACCTGCTCACCGACCGCTTCAAGCGCCGCTTCGGCTGGGAGGTACCGCCGGGGCTGCTGCGCTACGCGACTCAGCTGATTCACCAGGAAAGCCTGTTCTTCTGCCTGCCGTTCTTCTTCATCACCACCACCTGGAACAGCGGCCAGGCCCTGTTCACCGGCGCGCTGACGCTGGCCGGGCTGATGGCGATCACCGACCCGATCTACTACAAGTTCCTCTCGGTGCGGCGCTGGACCTTCCTCGGCTACCACACCCTGACGCTGTTCGCGGTGCTGCTCACCGCCCTGCCGATCATCCTCCACCTGAGCACGCCGCAGAGCTACCAGGCGGCACTGGGCATCGCCGTGCTGCTGTCCTTCCCGAGCCTGGCGGTGACGGTGAAGATCCACAAATGGTGGCGCTGGCTCGCCCTCGTCGGCCTGACCTTGTCGATTGGTGCGGTGGGCTGGTTCGCCCGCGCCTGGGTGCCGCCCTCGACCCTGTGGATGACCGAGATGGCGGTGACCGAAAGCTTCGACAACGCCCAGCGCACCCCCGGCGACAGCCTGGATACCGTCAGCGTCGCGCAGATCAAAGCCCAGGGCCTCTACGCCTACACCGCGATCACCGCCCCGCGGGGGCTGAATGAGCGCATCTACCACGCCTGGCGCCTGAACGGCCAGGAAGTCGACCGCATCGCCCTGGACATCAAGGGTGGCCGCGAGGCCGGCTACCGCGCCTGGACGCACAAGCAGAACTTCCCGACCGACCCGGTGGGCAACTGGCAGGTGCAGGTGCTGACGGAAGCCGGCCAGGTCATCGGTACGCTGCGCTTCGAGGTCACGCCCTGA
- a CDS encoding LysR substrate-binding domain-containing protein — protein sequence MASYTLRQLKYFVTTVECGSVAEASRKLYIAQPSISTAIKGLEESFGVQLFIRHHAQGVSLTPSGARFYRKAQELLRMAHEFEQNALADNDVVAGQIDIGCFETVAPLYLPRLIAGFRERYPGVEIRISDGEQQELVQGLTAGRFDLALLYDHDLDGTIATDPLMPAQRPYALLPEDHRFAQQDKVSLRDLALEPMILLDVQPSRTYFVSIFEELGLNPHIAFSSPSIEMVRGMVGQGFGFSVLVTRPHSECTYDGKKVVMVNIAEDVSASGLVAAWLKRAQLTKPAQLFVDYAREELSGKH from the coding sequence GTGGCTTCCTATACCTTGCGGCAATTGAAGTATTTCGTGACCACCGTGGAATGCGGCAGCGTGGCCGAGGCCTCGCGCAAGCTGTACATCGCGCAGCCATCCATCTCCACGGCGATCAAGGGTCTGGAGGAGAGCTTCGGCGTGCAGCTGTTCATCCGCCACCATGCCCAGGGCGTGTCGCTCACCCCCAGCGGCGCGCGCTTCTACCGCAAGGCGCAGGAACTGCTGCGCATGGCCCATGAGTTCGAGCAGAACGCCCTGGCGGACAACGACGTGGTGGCCGGGCAGATCGACATCGGCTGCTTCGAGACCGTCGCCCCGCTCTACCTGCCGCGCCTGATCGCAGGCTTCCGCGAGCGCTATCCGGGGGTGGAAATCCGCATCAGCGACGGCGAACAGCAGGAACTGGTGCAGGGCCTCACCGCCGGCCGCTTCGACCTCGCGCTGCTCTACGACCACGACCTGGACGGCACCATCGCCACCGACCCGCTGATGCCGGCCCAACGGCCCTATGCGCTGCTGCCGGAGGACCATCGCTTCGCCCAGCAGGACAAGGTGTCCCTGCGCGACCTGGCCTTGGAGCCGATGATCCTGCTCGATGTGCAGCCAAGTCGTACCTATTTCGTGAGCATCTTCGAGGAACTGGGACTGAACCCGCACATCGCCTTCAGCTCGCCGTCGATCGAGATGGTGCGCGGCATGGTCGGCCAGGGCTTCGGTTTCTCGGTGCTGGTCACCCGCCCGCACTCGGAGTGCACCTACGACGGCAAGAAGGTGGTGATGGTGAACATCGCCGAGGACGTCAGCGCCTCCGGCCTGGTCGCCGCCTGGCTCAAGCGCGCCCAGCTGACCAAGCCGGCGCAGCTGTTCGTCGACTACGCGCGGGAAGAGTTGAGCGGCAAGCACTGA
- a CDS encoding class II histone deacetylase encodes MSRRTGFFFDERCFWHATGLHALILPVGGWLQPPVGGGHAESPESKRRLKSLMDVSGLSNQLKLSSAPLASEEDLLRVHPASYLERFKAYSEVGHGDMGEETMVSHGTYDIARQSAGLTVAAVDAVLRGELDNAYALSRPPGHHCLPDRGMGFCYLANIAVAVETAKARHGIKRVAVLDWDVHHGNGTEAIFYGRDDVLTLSIHQADCYPTGTGAVDDIGEGAGKGYNLNVPLYPGSGDDAYRVAMETIIVPALERFQPELIVVASGFDANGVDPLARMLAHSETFRFMTAAVRDAAERLCDGRLVVVHEGGYAEAYVPFCGHAVIEEMVGVRTEVVDPFLPMLEGQQPDADFRAFQRQALERMAAKLLG; translated from the coding sequence ATGAGCCGTCGTACTGGATTCTTCTTCGACGAACGCTGCTTCTGGCACGCTACCGGGTTGCATGCCCTGATCCTCCCCGTCGGAGGCTGGCTGCAGCCGCCGGTGGGTGGTGGCCACGCCGAATCGCCCGAGAGCAAACGCCGGCTGAAGAGCCTGATGGACGTCTCAGGCCTGAGCAATCAGCTCAAGCTTTCCAGCGCGCCACTGGCCAGCGAGGAAGACCTGCTGCGGGTGCACCCGGCGAGCTACCTGGAACGCTTCAAGGCTTACAGCGAAGTCGGCCATGGCGACATGGGCGAGGAAACCATGGTCAGCCATGGCACCTACGACATCGCCCGGCAATCCGCCGGCCTGACCGTCGCCGCGGTGGACGCGGTGCTGCGCGGTGAGCTGGACAACGCCTACGCGCTGTCCCGTCCGCCGGGTCATCACTGCCTGCCTGATCGCGGCATGGGCTTCTGCTACCTGGCGAACATCGCCGTGGCGGTGGAGACGGCCAAGGCGCGCCACGGTATCAAGCGCGTGGCGGTGCTGGACTGGGACGTGCACCACGGCAACGGCACCGAGGCGATCTTCTACGGTCGCGACGACGTGCTGACCCTGTCGATCCACCAGGCCGACTGCTATCCCACCGGCACCGGCGCGGTGGACGATATCGGCGAGGGCGCGGGCAAGGGTTACAACCTCAACGTGCCGCTCTATCCGGGCAGTGGCGATGACGCCTACCGCGTGGCCATGGAAACCATCATCGTGCCGGCGCTGGAACGTTTCCAGCCGGAGCTGATCGTGGTCGCCAGCGGCTTCGACGCCAACGGCGTGGACCCGCTGGCGCGCATGCTCGCCCACAGCGAGACCTTCCGCTTCATGACCGCCGCCGTGCGCGACGCTGCCGAGCGCCTGTGCGATGGCCGCCTGGTGGTGGTGCACGAAGGCGGTTACGCCGAAGCCTACGTGCCGTTCTGCGGTCATGCGGTGATCGAGGAAATGGTTGGCGTGCGTACCGAAGTGGTCGATCCCTTCCTGCCGATGCTCGAAGGCCAGCAGCCGGACGCGGATTTCCGCGCCTTCCAGCGCCAGGCGCTGGAGCGGATGGCGGCGAAGCTGCTGGGCTGA
- a CDS encoding fatty acid--CoA ligase, whose product MDTEYLATLPSAIRHFARERAGAIAYAFEGRETTFADFDRHTDRVAQALLADGVKAGDRIAYIGKNSDHYFELFFGAAKMGAVITPVSWRLAGPEIQYIVSHCDATLVFVGAESSALVRNLLPELPLVRRAVAMEGGEPGWPAYTHWRDACPSTPPAHEAKPADVVLQLYTSGTTGRPKGVMLMHRNLTSGTRISLSEGADWSLWSDDDISLVAMPVAHIGGSGWGVRGILSGCKGVVAREFDPSKVLDYIEHDRVSKLFMVPAAMQIVLRDPRVRQVDYSRLKHMLYGSSPIPAALLREGMEVFGCGFVQQYGMTETTGTIVALPPEDHTPADVPRMRAAGKAMPGCEVAVIGADGRRLPPGEVGEVVIRSPQNMAGYWKQEEDTARVVDADGWLRSGDAGYMDADGYLYIHDRVKDMIISGGENIYPAEVESAIYGHPAVADVAVIGVPDERWGEAVKAMVVLRSGAPADVDGILAWARERIAGFKVPKSIDFIDAMPRNPAGKLLRRALREPYWVGRTRQVN is encoded by the coding sequence ATGGACACGGAATACCTCGCGACACTGCCCAGCGCGATTCGCCACTTTGCCCGCGAGCGGGCTGGGGCCATTGCGTATGCCTTCGAAGGCCGCGAAACCACGTTTGCCGATTTCGATCGCCATACCGACCGCGTGGCCCAGGCCCTGCTGGCCGACGGTGTGAAGGCTGGCGACCGTATCGCCTATATCGGCAAGAACAGCGACCACTATTTCGAGCTGTTCTTTGGCGCGGCCAAGATGGGCGCCGTCATTACACCGGTGAGCTGGCGGCTGGCGGGACCCGAGATCCAGTACATCGTTTCGCATTGCGATGCGACGCTGGTCTTCGTCGGCGCTGAGTCATCGGCGTTGGTACGCAACCTGCTGCCCGAGTTGCCGCTGGTTCGTCGCGCGGTGGCGATGGAGGGCGGGGAACCCGGCTGGCCGGCTTACACCCACTGGCGCGACGCCTGCCCGAGTACCCCGCCGGCACACGAGGCGAAGCCTGCGGACGTAGTGCTGCAGCTCTACACGTCGGGCACGACAGGCCGTCCCAAGGGCGTGATGCTGATGCATCGGAACCTGACCAGCGGAACCCGGATTTCACTAAGCGAGGGCGCGGACTGGTCGCTATGGAGCGACGACGACATCTCGCTGGTGGCCATGCCGGTCGCGCATATCGGCGGTTCGGGGTGGGGCGTGCGTGGCATTCTGTCCGGCTGCAAGGGGGTCGTGGCACGCGAGTTCGACCCGAGCAAGGTGCTCGACTACATCGAGCATGATCGAGTCAGCAAGCTGTTCATGGTGCCGGCGGCCATGCAGATCGTGCTGCGCGATCCGCGCGTGCGCCAGGTGGACTATTCGCGGCTCAAGCACATGCTGTACGGCTCATCGCCAATCCCCGCGGCGCTGCTGCGCGAGGGCATGGAGGTCTTCGGCTGCGGTTTCGTCCAGCAATATGGCATGACCGAGACCACGGGCACGATCGTGGCGCTGCCGCCGGAGGACCATACCCCCGCCGATGTTCCGCGCATGCGCGCCGCCGGCAAGGCCATGCCCGGCTGCGAGGTGGCGGTGATCGGGGCGGACGGCCGGAGGCTGCCGCCCGGAGAGGTCGGCGAAGTGGTGATCCGCTCGCCGCAGAACATGGCGGGTTACTGGAAGCAGGAGGAGGACACCGCCCGTGTCGTCGATGCCGACGGCTGGCTGCGCAGCGGCGATGCCGGCTACATGGACGCCGACGGCTATCTGTACATCCACGACCGGGTCAAGGACATGATCATCAGCGGCGGGGAGAACATCTATCCGGCCGAGGTGGAGAGCGCCATCTACGGTCATCCGGCCGTTGCCGATGTGGCCGTGATCGGGGTGCCCGACGAGCGCTGGGGCGAGGCGGTCAAGGCGATGGTCGTGCTGCGCTCCGGCGCACCGGCCGATGTCGACGGCATCCTGGCCTGGGCGCGTGAGCGAATCGCGGGCTTCAAGGTGCCCAAGAGCATCGACTTCATCGACGCCATGCCGCGCAATCCGGCCGGCAAGTTGCTGCGTCGGGCGTTGCGGGAGCCGTACTGGGTGGGTCGCACCCGTCAGGTCAACTAG
- a CDS encoding cytosine permease yields the protein MTTTQNSSATLELSTIQPIAAHERHGRARDLFTIWFGSNIMLLTVVTGALAVTVFKLPFFSAVLALVLGHLLGGIFMALHSAQGPQLGVPQMVQTRGQFGSFGSLLVVALVVIMYLGFFASNLVLGGQTLSARFPAISTNQGILAVGALSVIATIFGYRLIHGYTRLMCWLSGAVLLVCFIWLLFVHGLPADLLERNETTIPGFLGALSIAALWQLAYAPYVSDYSRYMPQGTGSRTAFWSSYWGCCLGSILPMLLGVLVGLAVGEGDVIAGLIEMTGGFSAVMVAVFSFGIAATNSMNLYCGTLSTITVGQTLIPAWSAKAGWRAVIALVLFGGSLAIALLGQDNFMANYTNFILLLLYVLVPWSAINLVDYYLVAHGEYDVLSFFRRDGGIYGTFNWTAVNCYIFGILVQIPFMSTALYTGPAAQAMNGADISWVVGLAVVSPVYWLFSRKRQQSLKVARA from the coding sequence ATGACAACGACGCAAAATTCGTCGGCGACCCTGGAGCTGAGCACCATTCAGCCCATTGCCGCCCATGAACGTCACGGCCGTGCCCGTGATCTTTTCACCATCTGGTTCGGCAGCAACATCATGCTGCTCACCGTGGTCACCGGTGCGCTGGCCGTCACCGTGTTCAAGCTGCCGTTCTTCAGCGCCGTGCTGGCGCTGGTGCTCGGCCATCTGCTGGGCGGCATCTTCATGGCCCTGCACTCGGCCCAGGGGCCGCAGCTGGGCGTGCCGCAGATGGTGCAGACCCGTGGCCAGTTCGGCTCCTTCGGATCCTTGCTGGTGGTGGCCCTGGTGGTGATCATGTACCTGGGCTTCTTCGCCTCCAACCTGGTGCTCGGCGGCCAGACCCTGAGCGCGCGCTTCCCGGCGATCAGCACCAACCAGGGCATCCTGGCAGTGGGCGCCCTGAGCGTCATCGCCACCATCTTCGGCTACCGCCTGATCCACGGTTACACCCGGCTGATGTGCTGGCTGTCCGGCGCGGTGCTGCTGGTCTGCTTCATCTGGCTGCTGTTCGTCCACGGCCTGCCGGCGGACCTGCTTGAGCGCAACGAGACCACCATCCCCGGCTTCCTCGGCGCCCTGTCCATCGCCGCGCTCTGGCAGTTGGCCTATGCGCCCTACGTTTCCGACTACTCGCGCTACATGCCGCAGGGCACCGGTTCGCGCACGGCCTTCTGGTCCAGCTACTGGGGCTGCTGCCTCGGCTCGATCCTGCCGATGCTGCTGGGCGTGCTGGTGGGCCTGGCGGTCGGCGAAGGCGACGTGATCGCCGGGCTGATCGAAATGACCGGCGGCTTCAGCGCCGTGATGGTCGCGGTGTTCTCCTTCGGCATCGCCGCCACCAACTCGATGAACCTGTACTGCGGCACGCTCTCGACCATCACCGTCGGCCAGACCCTGATCCCGGCCTGGAGTGCCAAGGCCGGCTGGCGCGCGGTGATCGCCCTGGTGCTGTTCGGCGGTTCGCTGGCCATCGCCCTGCTGGGCCAGGACAACTTCATGGCCAACTACACCAACTTCATTCTGCTGCTGCTCTACGTGCTGGTGCCCTGGAGCGCGATCAACCTGGTCGACTACTACCTGGTGGCCCACGGCGAGTACGACGTGCTGTCGTTCTTCCGTCGCGACGGCGGCATCTATGGCACCTTCAACTGGACCGCGGTGAACTGCTACATCTTCGGCATCCTGGTGCAGATTCCCTTCATGTCCACCGCGCTCTATACCGGTCCCGCGGCCCAGGCCATGAACGGTGCGGACATCTCCTGGGTGGTCGGCCTGGCCGTGGTTTCGCCGGTCTACTGGCTGTTCAGCCGCAAGCGTCAACAGAGCCTGAAGGTGGCCCGCGCATGA
- a CDS encoding ABC transporter substrate-binding protein, producing the protein MYPSLLKHATLSCALLATAIAGGAQAQSQSLTVISFGGATKAAQEQAYFKPFEASGAGKIVAGEYNGEMAKVKAMVDVGKVTWDVVEVESPELLRGCEEGLFERIDPAAIGNESQFVPGTLSECGVATYVWSMVMAYNSTKVAKAPQTWADFWNTTEYPGKRGLRKGAKYTLEIALLADGVKQEDLYKVLGTKEGVDRAFAKLDQLKSNIQWWEAGAQPPQWLTAGDVVMSAAYNGRIAAAQKEGVKLGIVWPGSLYDPEYWAVVKGTPNKALAEKFIAFASQPQTQKVFSDNIPYGPVNKGTLDLLPANVRDALPTAPANLEGARAVDSAFWVDHGEELEQRFNAWAAH; encoded by the coding sequence ATGTATCCGTCCTTGCTCAAGCACGCAACCCTGTCCTGCGCCCTGCTCGCCACCGCCATTGCCGGCGGTGCCCAGGCGCAATCGCAAAGCCTGACCGTGATCTCCTTTGGCGGCGCCACCAAGGCGGCCCAGGAGCAGGCCTATTTCAAACCCTTCGAAGCCAGCGGCGCCGGGAAGATCGTCGCGGGTGAATACAACGGCGAAATGGCCAAGGTGAAGGCCATGGTGGACGTCGGCAAGGTCACATGGGACGTGGTTGAAGTGGAAAGCCCGGAGCTGCTGCGCGGCTGCGAAGAAGGCTTGTTCGAGCGTATCGATCCGGCGGCCATCGGCAACGAATCGCAGTTCGTACCCGGCACCCTGAGCGAGTGCGGCGTGGCCACCTACGTCTGGTCGATGGTGATGGCCTACAACAGCACCAAGGTCGCCAAGGCGCCGCAGACCTGGGCGGACTTCTGGAACACCACCGAATATCCGGGCAAGCGCGGCCTGCGCAAGGGTGCCAAGTACACCCTGGAAATCGCCCTGCTGGCCGACGGCGTGAAGCAGGAAGACCTCTACAAGGTGCTCGGCACCAAAGAGGGCGTCGACCGCGCCTTCGCCAAGCTCGACCAGCTCAAGTCCAACATCCAGTGGTGGGAAGCCGGCGCACAACCGCCGCAGTGGCTGACCGCCGGAGACGTGGTGATGAGCGCCGCCTACAACGGCCGTATCGCCGCCGCCCAGAAAGAGGGTGTGAAGCTCGGCATCGTCTGGCCGGGCAGCCTGTACGACCCGGAATACTGGGCCGTGGTGAAGGGCACGCCGAACAAGGCGCTGGCCGAGAAGTTCATCGCCTTCGCCAGCCAGCCGCAGACCCAGAAGGTCTTCTCCGACAACATCCCCTACGGCCCGGTCAACAAGGGCACCCTGGACCTGCTGCCGGCGAACGTGCGCGACGCCCTGCCCACCGCGCCGGCCAACCTGGAAGGCGCCCGCGCCGTCGACTCCGCCTTCTGGGTCGACCACGGCGAGGAGTTGGAACAGCGCTTCAACGCCTGGGCGGCGCACTGA
- a CDS encoding aldehyde dehydrogenase encodes MYELNDWQQRAARQTFIDSALIGGRRVAARDGATFASIDPATNRLLANVAACGEAEVDAAVRIARQAFEEGPWARMAPRERKVVLLKLAELMMAHRDELALLDTLNMGKPVMDAWNIDVPGAAGVFSWYAESLDKLYDQVAPTAQNALATITRTPLGVIGAVVPWNFPLDMAAWKLAPALAAGNSVVLKPAEQSPFSALRLAELALEAGLPEGVLNVVPGLGETAGKALGLHPDVDALVFTGSTQVGKYFMQYSAQSNLKQVWLECGGKSPNLVFADCRDLDLAAEKAAFGIFFNQGEVCSANSRLLVERSIHDEFVERLIAKARDWAPGDPLNPASRAGAIVDGKQTAGILRCIDQAASDGATLACGGRQLSFNGSGNFIEPTIFTGVRPEQSLARDEVFGPVLAVIPFDSEDDAVRMANDSIYGLAASLWSDDLHRAHRVARRLNAGTVSVNTVDALDPAIPFGGGKQSGFGRDLSLHSFDKYTQLKTTWFQLR; translated from the coding sequence GTGTACGAGCTCAACGACTGGCAGCAGCGCGCTGCCCGGCAGACCTTCATCGACAGCGCCCTGATCGGCGGCCGCCGCGTGGCCGCTCGTGACGGCGCCACCTTCGCTTCCATCGATCCGGCGACCAACCGTCTGCTGGCGAATGTCGCTGCCTGCGGCGAGGCCGAAGTCGACGCCGCCGTGCGCATCGCCCGCCAGGCCTTCGAAGAAGGCCCCTGGGCGCGCATGGCGCCGCGGGAGCGCAAGGTCGTGCTGCTCAAGCTCGCCGAACTGATGATGGCGCACCGCGACGAACTGGCCCTGCTCGACACCCTGAACATGGGCAAGCCGGTGATGGACGCCTGGAACATCGACGTGCCCGGCGCTGCCGGCGTGTTCTCCTGGTACGCCGAAAGCCTCGACAAACTCTACGACCAGGTCGCGCCGACTGCGCAGAACGCCCTGGCCACCATCACCCGCACCCCGCTGGGCGTGATCGGCGCCGTGGTGCCGTGGAACTTCCCCCTCGACATGGCCGCCTGGAAGCTGGCGCCGGCCCTGGCCGCCGGCAACTCCGTGGTGCTCAAGCCCGCCGAGCAGTCGCCGTTCTCGGCCCTGCGCCTGGCCGAGCTGGCACTGGAAGCCGGCCTGCCCGAAGGCGTGCTGAACGTCGTGCCGGGCCTGGGCGAGACCGCCGGCAAGGCCCTCGGCCTGCACCCGGACGTCGACGCCCTGGTGTTCACCGGCTCGACCCAGGTTGGCAAGTACTTCATGCAGTATTCCGCCCAGTCCAACCTCAAGCAGGTCTGGCTGGAGTGCGGCGGCAAGAGCCCGAACCTGGTGTTCGCCGACTGCCGCGACCTCGATCTCGCCGCCGAGAAGGCCGCCTTCGGCATCTTCTTCAACCAGGGCGAAGTCTGCTCGGCCAACTCGCGCCTGCTGGTGGAGCGTTCGATCCACGACGAATTCGTCGAGCGCCTGATCGCCAAGGCTCGCGACTGGGCGCCGGGCGACCCGCTGAACCCGGCCAGCCGTGCCGGCGCCATCGTCGACGGCAAGCAGACCGCCGGCATCCTGCGCTGCATCGACCAGGCCGCCAGCGACGGCGCCACGCTCGCCTGCGGTGGCCGCCAGCTGAGCTTCAACGGCTCCGGCAACTTCATCGAGCCGACCATCTTCACTGGCGTGCGCCCGGAGCAGAGCCTGGCCCGCGACGAAGTGTTCGGCCCGGTGCTGGCGGTGATCCCGTTCGACAGCGAAGACGACGCCGTGCGCATGGCCAACGACAGCATCTACGGCCTGGCCGCCTCCCTGTGGAGCGACGACCTGCACCGTGCCCACCGGGTGGCGCGCCGCCTGAACGCCGGCACCGTGTCGGTGAACACCGTGGACGCCCTGGATCCGGCGATTCCGTTCGGCGGTGGCAAGCAGTCCGGCTTCGGCCGCGACCTGTCGCTGCATTCGTTCGACAAATACACCCAGCTCAAGACCACCTGGTTCCAGCTGCGCTGA